From the Xiphophorus hellerii strain 12219 chromosome 20, Xiphophorus_hellerii-4.1, whole genome shotgun sequence genome, the window ggatatttttttttctttcagcttgtTTCGTGGATAAATCAcgtttaaatttttgtttagaacatttctgcagttttgGCACGCCATAGCCAACAACCACGCCCCCCTCCCCCTTTATGACCGTGAGGCGTCGGGAAAGGAACAACCAGAGATTTGGTAGTGGTTACTCACTGGGAGGGACAATTACACCCCACAGAAGACGAGTAGACGTGCAAGTTTGTTCCAGTTAAGACGTACCATTTACCTGATTCCATATGGAAAACATTACAATTCACATCTGTCCACACATAGCTGAGAATTTCACACCGCTTTTGTGGGGATAAAGTAGGGAAGTTGTGGCTTTAACGATCTCCCACCCTGCACCCCCACCCTCCTCCTCTTATAATAGAAAGTAGTTGGCAAAGCTGTGGCAGTTTTTTGGCGAACTAAGCACAATTATTTAGTGCGCTTCACAGTTCGGGGGTGGGAGGGTAGGTCTACTGTTgctgtagggtttttttttttttttgtacaatgtATAGattcaggaaactgagacgTCAGGCTTTTCTCGCTGACAAAAGAACCGATCCAATGGGCACATCAGGTgtccttttttttacatttaaaagcaCAGCCGTCTTCACCAAGTCTACAAAGACCCTTTGTAGtccagtgttaaaaaaaacaaagctcattagaaatcaggaaaaaaaaggtaacaCTTGCATAATTATCCTGGATGATTAGAAGAGTTGACCAGATTATCCGCTAGGGGGCGACTGCGTGTGACCCTCGGTTACGGACTGTAAcggacatttaaaaaagtagTTATGTTGTTATTTAAGGTGTTGCGATTAGAAACTTTGAGTCTCCTCCGGCTCTCCTTGCAAGGCTTCTGAGATCAGGCGATGGGGGTGGAATAAAGCTGGGGACTCCAGCAGAATTTAACATTTGGGGCGGCGGAggagtaatatatatataaaaaaaaaaaaaaaaactctcgcACGTTTACACACTCGCTGTTGAACTCGAACGGAAATAGAGCGGCTTGTTGTGTTCCCTCTATCTCCAAAACAGCTGGGAAGACCTCTCGGATTAATGGGGCAGAGGAGTAGAGAGGGCCGGGGGTTCTACTTTGCATTCAGTATCTCTGCCCGCCTCTTttcaaacacacgcacacacacacacgcacacatctGACGCACACATGGCTTTGGGAGAAATAGTAAGGACCACGTCTACTTCACTGGGCAGTCCAGATCATCTCCACCCTGAGGATTGTGGGAAGCTGAGAGtcatgtggattttatttcacaagGCCTCGTGCAGTCCAGAACAGATTGCAGACCAGTCTGGACTTTCCTCTGTCCGCCTGTTTCCATCGCAGAGGCAGAAAGTCGCTGTCAGGGACGAGCTTTTGGCTGCGGAGGCGACAAGCagagaaattaataaaaataaaataagtcgGTGAGAAAAAAGTAGATCAACTGAAGGATGACTTGGTTAAGCATCAAGTACTTCTTAAACTTTTACAGTTCAGTGTTTATATCACGGGCTGTCATCCCTCTAGTTTGAACGTGGCGGTCTAGAAGTGCTCAGATGTGATCTTATCTCATTCTTTTGTCCACAACTTGAACTTTTGCCGCGCTACAAGGCAAAGCGCATTTTGTCTCATTACCACTACAAATTCTTACAAACgacattttattgggattttctttaaaagaccAAAGCGTTGTGCTTATTTGCAAAGACGAAGACAAAAAAAACGTCGCAAATAAAAAACTTGTAATGTTCACACCTACCCTCACTTTGTAGATGAACAATTTGCAACTTTATGTGGGTAGAGTaaccaaaaattgtactcatgcatttatatttttatatatcctctagttccagtgttaaatgttcattagaaattAGTTTAGTGATCTTTGACTGTGTGTACTTGCATTATTACGCCATTATCTTTACTttggttgaaaatggtctcataacgacaatattatcgtttatcgcaataatttcttgGACAATTAATCGCCCAGTTAAATTTATTGTGGCAGGCCGAGTAGCACAGACACGTTTACATATGGGACACTAACCTGATGTAAATGAGAGTTGTTGGGCAGACCTGGCGTTCCTGGAATGCTCCGGCTGTGCTTCCCGTGGATGTTGTTAAGAGCGGGGGACTTGGTCATTTTGGGCCGGCCCGGTCCggttcctcctgctgctccttccCTACCCAGACCTCCGCCTCCGCTGTTGACGCCGCCGGAAGCGGAGGAGCTTTTCCTCTTCTTGGCCTCCAGGCGACCGTCTGCCGAGTGGTGGCTGAAGTTGGCGTGGTGGTCTGACGACGAAGCGGGCTGGTGGTGGACAAACGGCCCCAGAGAGAGCGTCGAGTCGCTGCTGTTCATCACCACGCTCATTCGCTTTATGGACTCGGCGGGGCTGCCCGAGGGCGGGCCCCGCGCCGGCGGCCCCGACGAGCCGCCCGCCGAAGGTTCCGCCCTGAGGCTGAGCGAGTTGGTCCGCATGCTGGGGCCGCAGTTCAGCCCCACGCTGTGAACGCCGCTGTGGGAGGAGGACAGCGAAGACGAAGCTCCCAACGAGCCGTGATGGTAGGTGCTCCCTGAGCTGCCCACGTTTGCACAGTTCTTCTTGAacgacgaagaggaggaggatgacgaAGGGGCACCGGCGTAAGAAGAAGAGGATTCAGAAGAGCAATGGGATGAAGAAAGGAGAGAActgttcttcctcttctttcccGAGCTGAAGCTAGTGCTGCTACTGTTGTTCGCTCCAGCGCTGCCCCCGCTGGTGGAGTTCGGTACGACAGACGCGGAGGAGCCAGAGGAGAGCTCCTTGGGCTTGAAGGATGAGGAAGATGATTTGGTAgcggcgctgctgctgctggatgaACGCGACTTCAGTGCCCGGCTGGAGGCTAGCgaagcagctgaagaagacGAGGATGAGGACAAGTGGGCTGAAGGCATCTGCGGCAACGAAGACACTTGTCTGGCCTGCGTGGTGCCATAGGCCGGGTGCTCAGGCCCGCCCTGGAGGGAGCTGTGAGCGTTTAAGGTGGTCCCGTAGGAGAGCGATGACCTGCTCTCCACAGATTGGCTGTAGGGGCTTTGGGGCAAGGTCGCCGGGGGGCTCAGGAAGCCTGACGAGGGAGTGCTACCGTGGGAATTTGTGCTTGTCTTGTGGAGGGATGCGAGAGAGGAATTCTCCAAGGCCAGGGGAATTTTCCTACACAGCAAGAAACACAAGAattattactttcttttttaatacaaaCTAAAACCTTTTGCACCTTTCCCAAAACTATTGAAGGTGAAGGCTATAAGGCGTCTTTTTGCTGTCTCAATGCGCTTCGTGAAAGGATTCATACTATaaagtttcaataaaacataatgaaGCTAACGTTTGTAACGTGTCAAAATGTGGACAAGAGGAATGCTTTTTAAAGAcgatgtttttctttctagatTTAAGATAAAATACTTCAATTGTATATTGACATCCACACATATTTCATTGTAAGATTTTATACTTTAGCAGACTCAAAAGTTCTAGATATTATTCTGTGTTTCCTATAGCATTCTGCTCATGTATGTATGTAGAAAGTATCAAATAATGAAACCCCAAAATGCTCACATTTGGTTTAGGAGTGTGATAAAAAGCAAATTAACTGCTCTGAAATCagtacaatgaaaaaaaaaactaagtcttttattttctaacatttaaGGTAGATTGTTTAaagtttcacacatttttttaaacaacattcaAAGATCtaataaagtgaaattaaagtaCCGTATTTTCGGCACTacaaggcgcacctaaaaaccttcaattttctcaaaagccgagagtgcgtcttataatccggtgcgccttatatatggaccaatattgagccacaacaggtctcgcaactacggtaagcagccgctgacttcattttccccccgtagaagaagaagcgcgcggtgcatgctgggttttgtgtaaagaccccaaaatggctcctattaagagacacgcttacgacgcagagtttaatctcaaggcgatcagtcacgcagtagaacacggaaatagagcagcagcgagagaatttaacatgaacgaatcaatggtgtggaagtggatatatattgtgattgcactaacatttgatttaccgtaacagtatcagactgttttttacgtgtttattgaatcgaggaaacgttcccctccactatatgttataccttgctgttgttaaaagataaactgtgtcacgaaaataccacgtcactgactttacctcggggaaaataataaaacagctgtttattcattttgggaatgaacagagttttcagaacgctaatttgtaatctattaataaagtttgactgacctatctgactattttgttgacattccctttagtgcagttccatctaatggacgcataacgtaaccccagatTACGTTATGCGCTACAgatctactgtagcgtctattctatgcgccttataatgcggtgtgccatatagtgcggaaaatacggtagtaGAGAGAGCAAAAAGGCAGTGAGGCAGAAcacttatgtatttttttacgTTGGGCGTGTATTCAATTGGTAACTGAACACCGTAAATGCTGATGGCGAATGAGTTAAAATCAGCATCTGGTTTAGCAAATGAAACatataaatcactgaaaataACTGCATTTGCTAAGAATTattagtttgggtttttttttgctttgggaaaaaaaaatctgaaaaatccaAAATTGTTTCATATGTTATCACACAACAGGAgctgaaaaatgattttaaaaaaacaaatcacacacTTTTCTAGACTATTGCATTCAATATGTGGTGCTGAAACGGAACAAAAACTAGAGATTCTCACTTCCACATCTGAGAGTTAACATGCTTTTCCATCATGGTGGTCAGGGCGCATCGCACTCTGTCCCACCGCCTATCAAAGGAGTAAAAGCCTCTCCCCATCAGTCGACTTCCAAAGGTACAGTACTGGGAAGAGAGGTGGGGTTTGggtgagaaacaaaaacagccattctttgtttaaaaaaaaaaaaagaagaaaaagaaagtgtgGTAACAGGACTTACAGCTGCCGGTCGAGGGTGGTAACCTGAATagagaaagtccagtttgtccGTGCCATCTTCCCGCTCCTCGTTCTCTCCCTCGTCACTTGACGGTCTGGATAAAACGTCTGGGGTAGGCTGGGGATGGTGCAGGGACTCGTGGACTACTGAAGGATCCCCAGAGGAACCTCCAGCGTGACTGTTGTTCAGTCTGATTAACACAGATAGACAGAAACGTTCACAGAAACATGCTAACTGTTTCAGAAAACCACGCAAACAGAACACAAGAGCGTTTGAGCAAACGGAGCGCGGTGCTTACCGAGGAAGACCAGGACTGTGAAATTTGGGCTTTCCGAGTGACAAAGGCTTTGTGGTATCAGGGGCTGGTCCGTTGCCATGAGAAACCAGGTGGGCGTCATGGCTAGGTGCGAGCTGGGGAGAGGGGTGTGGGTCCCTGAGGGGGGCAGTTTGCTGGGAATGGGTTTGGTGCAGTTCTCGTTCCCTGTCCCGCTCTCTCGTTCTGTTCTTGTGTTCTGCCAGCAAAATGTCGAAGCGCTTCCTTCGTCCAGGCACGGCCCTCCGATGGCCCAAGGAATGTGTCTGCAGGGGCGTTAAACAAATAGTAATGCAAACGGCTGcaactttttttcctcaccacactttttccttccactcaaccttTCATTAAAATGCTTTAGAAGAAGCACTCTGAACAGCCGGCTTCTTCAGCAACATCCTCACGGAGGACGCCAAAGACGACAAActgacaaacatttctgttgaaaaatgtttttaagccAGTCTTATGTCACATCGCAACAGAATTTGGGGTTTTCGTTAGCTGTGCGCCTACACTTATAAACCCAGGGAATACATCACCCTGTGGTTCATAAATGTGTAACATTAGTTTCACTTTCAGAGTTACTGTCataaagtaacattttgtgAACTCTCAAATTAATTAAGGCTCCCATATAGGGTGCTGTTCAGCAGTTCTTAGATCCAAGATAAACTTCTTTGCCTCATAACCAGTGTCCGTTCATCACTGCAGACTACATGGTATTAAGTTCCGTATTCAGTATTAAGAAACAGCTTGAAACAGCTTTTGACAAATTTCAGAAATACAGACCCCTTTCTAAAACACATCAATGTTTAAGGCACCTATCTGCCACCTGCATTAAAGGCCACTTCAGAACACGAGTGACATTAAGCAGTGCaattttacagctaaaaataatgatatttaatcaagtctttaaatatattaataattatttctgCTCTCATGGTCCCATTAATGGAAAGCAATAGTAAGAGAAACTATCCAGACTCCACTCAAACGCCATGCAGTTTGTCATAACtggggctgcaactaatgattattttagtcattgattaatcgattgttccgacaattaatcagattacattggcacattctgcagattttttctgcaatatttgaaatatatcaacagatgcaaataattaaatcgattaaaataaatattttattgctttaaatgcAATGGCAGCATTCCTTTGGTTTACATTTGATcttttgtagcaaaggatgcatttgcagctaaaaatacttccaccatcaacatgtgaaaagctccgCGCTTTCTGCTCCACTCATCAACACAGTGTAGGACCAAGCTGTTGATTAGTAATAATTTGATAGGTGCTTGATgggagttttttgtttttttgttgtttgtttttttacagaatttgaaccaggtgaagctaaaactgtggcacttgaggagttctgggtagaacatatttacaggcAAAGTTTTTATCGTAAATGcaaatgtaaatacttttgtacatctttggcttaattactgttctgagtgtgttgttcctTCAGCAATTGGCTTCTTTTTGAGTCTTTGTACTCTAAGTAACGACTAAATGAttgcaattatttcaataatgcagtcatcacgattaatccgattagCCATTTCAGCACTAGTCGTCATCGTGATAAATTACAATTCTGATTACGataaaagaacaacacaaaaaccaataatggtaaattagtttttaaccagcagaaatgagagaaatgttttttgaaagagGCTAAAGACATTAAACCGTCAGTTGCTTTGAATGTGAAAACTTTACTAAGATTCACCATAGACAGAAAAATGagaatttctgccaaaaaaaaaagaaaatttagattaatctcagaatggttttttttttagaaaaattgtGGAGTTTGAAGTCAAATTTCCACGAGCAAATGTTGAAGATGCTCTGTTCAGCATTTGCTCATTTGCTGAGGTAAAAGCAGTGTGGTTACCTTGCATGTTAGTGATCTTGTGCAGGGTTTCCGACCTGTAGCATCCATAACGCCACAGTGAATATCAGGATTGAACTCACGCTCTACAAGCACAAAAAGTCagggtaaaaaacaaaacaaaacaaaaacacgttAGCTCGTTCGTTACCAACATATCCTGCGCTTCTGTCTTTGAAACGTTAATCAGATGAAATCTGTTTCTTGTTAGAGGTGGTCATTCTAAGGTGAACAAATTAGGGAGCTGATGTAATAtgtgaaaattgaaaaatactgCAAGAAAGAAACATGAATATCTAAAAGAGTTAGATGattaaagaacaacaaaagaCAGCAATCGTGAtggtattaaataaaaataatctggattatttaaaaaaaaaaaaaggtgtctTTGTTCCCCTTCCGACTGACCTGAGACCTTCTTGTTAACGTGGCGTTTGCTACTGGTGCTGCTGTCTTGCTTCTTGTCTGCAGGGAGGCCCTTGCCGTTGGGAATGGGACCAGATACCAGCAATGGAGGCTTTTGTATGAGGGGACAGTTAAGGCCTGGTTTAAgggctgatgatgatgatgacggcAATGATGAGGACGACAACGACGTGGGAGCCGTGATGGCGGCAGTGCTCACAGTGGTGTTAGAAGAGAGCgtagaggaggaggaggaggaggaagtggcGGGGGCGGAGGAAGCCTGCAGCGGCTTCGCTGACGACTCCACCTTCAGGTGCATCTTCTCCACCTTCACAGCTGGGCTGGAAGAGAAGGTTACAGATATGAAATGTGAAAACCGAGAAAGCTGGGGCCGATTTTATGGATCTgaatataacattttttgaaatatctgtatttttcttcttttccccaCCAGTGCACTCCTTGGGTTTCCATATTTTGGAGTGATTtctggcagccatcttgtttggcaagcatgttttccagcttctgtttattttgactttatgttCATATCAACTTCAGGATAcaattcatttattattatttttaattacgagaataaagtcgtaggTTTAGGAATTTGATGAGAACTTGAccacaacaaataaaagatttaaatgagaaatgttcTCATCCTGATATCGGTTTTACAGGCAAGGACATATTTCATCTTTTACCACATCAGCATCTAATTATAATCAGCAACGACTGAGTCTACTTTGAAGAAAGAATCACACAGACTGAGCTGGTCATGTCAGATCTAGaagcttttttctcattaaacccatttttttcctcttaatttTAAGATGTTATTCTGGTAAAATTCCATCATTATTCtgttaatattatgactttattctaataataaaacaaaataattaaacactTGTACTCTGTTGCACAACTCTCAGAAGCGAcgactgaaataaaagccactctttgaaaatattttctgtcatttgcaacttcttttttagaaaagaaagcaagacagaaacatttattaaaatcggatcatgtgtggaaaaaaaaaaacggagattttatttttaagccaaatCGCCCAGTCCTACAAGTATCAAATCTTTTGTTagaatcactaatgcagaaggAAGAAAATTGTGAGCGAGAGATATGGAACCATGAAAGGGCCTGTTTGGACAAACCCGATCATTGaccaaaaccaacaaaaagttTGATACCTACATACAAGAAGTTCATGTTGAACAACAAAGAATTCACAATTCCCATATAAGTtggaacaacaaaaaagattaaaacttacattttgtcagatgGGCCCGTCCTGCACGTGGCGTGGGGAGGTCTTCGCTGAATGGTTTGCAGCTTGTCTTTGGCTGATTTCGGAAATTTGGGATTGGAGGAGGACGACAACGAAGACGACGACGACACGCTGGAGAGGGCGGTGGATGTTCGGCCGGGGATCCCTCCGCTTGGAACTCCGGCCACCGAGCCCGAGCTCAGTCCGCTGCCGGCACTTCGGTTTCTGCCCGACACTGGGAAGGGCGACGTGGAGACCGGCTTGCTGTTGGAACTGTGCCTTCTCTCTGCAATAACGGCACAAAACAGACTGAAATCAACAAAACCAGTATGAGCAATGAAATTGCTCTAGGTGGGTAAAGGACCCAACGATTGTAGTCAAGAATAGCAGTACTCCAACATATCTTTACTCAAGTGAAAGGTAAcagtccaagaaattactcgagtaagagtaaaaaagtatttgctaaaaagtctactcaagtagtgtgtaactgatcaaattaccagcaatatttgaaaattgcatcatcagatggaccaaaatgtaaaattaagtGGAATTTCTGGTATTTCAAGGATGAAAATagcaataattcatataagtaataacaaaattaggcaaaagaaaatgtttccaaatcagtttctcactaaaaaaaaaacttaagaaactaacaaaaactgcaggtatGCAGGggatgctgtggtggcgcaggggcaaagcaagACCCACATATTAAGGCTTTATTCCTCATGGCGGtggtcacaggttcgattcccggcctggcgacatttgccgcatgtcttcccccctctctcattaccctgtttcctgacAGACTACTTTCAAGCAAAGGCCAATaaagccaacaaaacctttaaaaaatctgcaggtctgtgtctggtgaatctTTGGTTAAAATGGTTTGTTCTTCGTTCAGTgtgtagagaatccagaaagtTTACTCACGTAATggtagcaatacttcataatacatttactcaagtaaaagtaaaaaggacagtgtagtaaaaatactcctaaaagtactttattttccaaaaagttactcaagtaaatgtaactagttactgccCAGCTCTTATGAGATTTTCTTAGACACAGTCAGACTAGATCACAATGAGGCATGAACAGGCGAACAGAGACGTGAATATTCTTCTTTAAAGCATTGGACAGGTTTCCCCCTAACAATAAGAAAAGGAGCATTTGTGATTCATGCCTCCACAGCCTGAAATAGAGCAGCCAATAGGTCAAAAGCTTTATTTCCAGACTGAGCATCACTCAACAGCTGCCGTGCAGACTGATAAAAGGCTGCACGGGAGGAGGAAAGGTTAGGGTGAGTCTTTGTtgtggaggggaaaaaaagggacaaaaatAGAAGAATGAAATATCACACATCAGACCCAAAACAAACTCTGATCAGTTGAGGAGTTTCCAGAATGAAAGACATGGTCGTGTGTCAGAGCTGGTCCAGAATCCCAGGAGGCGACCCCAGAACATCGGGTCTCGTAATGGGACTCTCAGCTGctaattttagaaataaagCAAATCAGGGGTCTGAAGACAAATTCAGCATTTACGCTGACGTAGTTCTCGTTGATGTCCTCTGCTCCAacacaagagaaagaaaaatgtttttaacactgAAGCTTGGTCTGAATTTTTATCAGACAGGTCTACTATGATAAGAGTATGGAAGCTGCAATAAGCACAAACTGCAAGGAAGGAAAAGCGCATGGAGAAGAAAGACAAGAAAGGAATCAAAAACAGGGAGTGAGGAGGTGACATTTG encodes:
- the atxn7 gene encoding ataxin-7 isoform X1, translating into MSERAEDDVRGEQRRAARQQLKQQQIQRGEGSTAMATVAERRSLPSPEIMLGQPWSSWVDAAKLHGHDGAESEESFKDLGKNREAMRLCREDMPIFGQCPAQDDFYLVMCSHCGHVVKPQAFQAHYERRHSSNSKPVSTSPFPVSGRNRSAGSGLSSGSVAGVPSGGIPGRTSTALSSVSSSSSLSSSSNPKFPKSAKDKLQTIQRRPPHATCRTGPSDKIPAVKVEKMHLKVESSAKPLQASSAPATSSSSSSSTLSSNTTVSTAAITAPTSLSSSSLPSSSSSALKPGLNCPLIQKPPLLVSGPIPNGKGLPADKKQDSSTSSKRHVNKKVSEREFNPDIHCGVMDATGRKPCTRSLTCKTHSLGHRRAVPGRRKRFDILLAEHKNRTRERDRERELHQTHSQQTAPLRDPHPSPQLAPSHDAHLVSHGNGPAPDTTKPLSLGKPKFHSPGLPRLNNSHAGGSSGDPSVVHESLHHPQPTPDVLSRPSSDEGENEEREDGTDKLDFLYSGYHPRPAAYCTFGSRLMGRGFYSFDRRWDRVRCALTTMMEKHVNSQMWKKIPLALENSSLASLHKTSTNSHGSTPSSGFLSPPATLPQSPYSQSVESRSSLSYGTTLNAHSSLQGGPEHPAYGTTQARQVSSLPQMPSAHLSSSSSSSAASLASSRALKSRSSSSSSAATKSSSSSFKPKELSSGSSASVVPNSTSGGSAGANNSSSTSFSSGKKRKNSSLLSSSHCSSESSSSYAGAPSSSSSSSSFKKNCANVGSSGSTYHHGSLGASSSLSSSHSGVHSVGLNCGPSMRTNSLSLRAEPSAGGSSGPPARGPPSGSPAESIKRMSVVMNSSDSTLSLGPFVHHQPASSSDHHANFSHHSADGRLEAKKRKSSSASGGVNSGGGGLGREGAAGGTGPGRPKMTKSPALNNIHGKHSRSIPGTPGLPNNSHLHQPKARP
- the atxn7 gene encoding ataxin-7 isoform X2, which codes for MSERAEDDVRGEQRRAARQQLKQQQIQRGEGSTAMATVAERRSLPSPEIMLGQPWSSWVDAAKLHGHDGAESEESFKDLGKNREAMRLCREDMPIFGQCPAQDDFYLVMCSHCGHVVKPQAFQAHYERRHSSNSKPVSTSPFPVSGRNRSAGSGLSSGSVAGVPSGGIPGRTSTALSSVSSSSSLSSSSNPKFPKSAKDKLQTIQRRPPHATCRTGPSDKIPAVKVEKMHLKVESSAKPLQASSAPATSSSSSSSTLSSNTTPPLLVSGPIPNGKGLPADKKQDSSTSSKRHVNKKVSEREFNPDIHCGVMDATGRKPCTRSLTCKTHSLGHRRAVPGRRKRFDILLAEHKNRTRERDRERELHQTHSQQTAPLRDPHPSPQLAPSHDAHLVSHGNGPAPDTTKPLSLGKPKFHSPGLPRLNNSHAGGSSGDPSVVHESLHHPQPTPDVLSRPSSDEGENEEREDGTDKLDFLYSGYHPRPAAYCTFGSRLMGRGFYSFDRRWDRVRCALTTMMEKHVNSQMWKKIPLALENSSLASLHKTSTNSHGSTPSSGFLSPPATLPQSPYSQSVESRSSLSYGTTLNAHSSLQGGPEHPAYGTTQARQVSSLPQMPSAHLSSSSSSSAASLASSRALKSRSSSSSSAATKSSSSSFKPKELSSGSSASVVPNSTSGGSAGANNSSSTSFSSGKKRKNSSLLSSSHCSSESSSSYAGAPSSSSSSSSFKKNCANVGSSGSTYHHGSLGASSSLSSSHSGVHSVGLNCGPSMRTNSLSLRAEPSAGGSSGPPARGPPSGSPAESIKRMSVVMNSSDSTLSLGPFVHHQPASSSDHHANFSHHSADGRLEAKKRKSSSASGGVNSGGGGLGREGAAGGTGPGRPKMTKSPALNNIHGKHSRSIPGTPGLPNNSHLHQPKARP